The nucleotide sequence ATTGCTTTATGATGGGAATTAACAATACTTTTGCATTTTATCGACATTAATCAAATAATATACTTTTTCTTTTGAATTAAGAATAATGAAAATGAATAAAGAAATTTCTGATTTCATTTGTTTGTTGGCGAATGCGGTAAACTAAcacgtgcatatatatatatatatatgttatgaatgcCCAAAAAGGAGTTGACTCGACCAACGACGGCTGTTATTTATTTTAATGCGGGGCACACTTTCCGTCACGAAGGTGAACATTTTATTTCAcgaaatttggaaaaaaaaaaaaacttcaactAGATTTTGTAAGTTGTATTTTGTTTCCGGCAGTATTTCCAAATGCTTAATTAACTCGCAGGGCATGACGGTATTCTCGTAATTTTAACTCCcattcattaaaataaaataaatataacaggcagcaataataataataataataataataatacgaaAGAGGAAGATTTGACCGTTGCGCAACGTTCCAAATCCCGAACGCTCCTTCCCTTTTCACGTCCGTTTGATTGCAGGGTAACGTACCCGTGTCGGAGCTGGAAATAAGCCGTGGGATCCACAAGGCTGGCCATCGCTGCTTCTCCGTGTAAGTGCACCCCTGTGGAATGCGGAGGCTTAAAGAAGTAAACTTTTGATGCTTCAGTCGACTTCTTTGACCGTTGGGAgcgacaacaacaataataataataataataataataataataataataataataatgatgtgaTGATTTGTAAGTTCACGCTGCTGCGTTCCTGCCTTCAACGCTTTGTCGCCGCCGCGCTCTCTCCCCTGCCGTCCCACCTCCTCTTCCCCATACCGATTCTCCTGCTCTCCCCGAatctgcagctgcagctgcagcgcAGTGATCGATCATTCGGCGTTGGTTTTTCCTGAAAGAGCATCTCTCGTCCATCCCACAGCATTCGCTGTCAAGATAAAGCCGTCACCTCGGGACTCCCTGCCTGCGTCTTTCTTTGGGGGTTTGGATTCTCACAATTCAGCTTGGTTTCAAGTGATTGATCTCTCCCACTCTGTCTTTCTTTATGAATGAACCCATAGATTTGTGGACATCTTGAAtggtctttttttgtttttcagctttttatttatttgtttattgtgATGGTTGCTAGACTTGTGTTTTTAATGGCATGTGATGGAGGAATCTCTGAATAAattgtttgttttcttttctttatttcttAATTTTCTTTATAATTGTTTCTATCTTACTCTCTTGTTCTGGCCGTGCTGGTTGAGCAGATCGATTGTCGTTGGTTCTTATTCCTATTTCGGTAACAGAGAAGGATTATTATACATTTTTTTGGTGCGCCATATTATTCCTTCTTTATTCTCAATGTTCAAAAATGGTCCGATCGACTTTCTTCGTGTATTACATTTCACTGACGATCCATGGCATTCAGCTACCATAATTTCCTCTTCTTGTGTTGCTCCACAcatcttgaatgcatccactgtaGGAATGGAGAGCGTCACCTGCAACATCGATTGATTTACTTGACGTCTTTGTTTGTTTCAGCCGCACGGTGCTTGTgttctccaccttcttcacatcaTGGCAGCACTCGCGCCCGGTGTTCTGATGAAGCTTCTCAATGGGATGAACACGGGAAGCCAGAAGCCTGTGGGCGAGCACCGGACCGCACTCTTGCAGGTTACCGACATCGTCCCCGCCGACCTCGACGAGAAGgacctctggcccaagcacggctTCTACATCAAGCTCTCCGACTCGTCCAACTCCATCTACGCCAGCCTGCCGTTCGACCAAGACGACCTTGTTCTGAGCAACAAGCTACAGCTCGGCCAGTTCATCCACGTCGATCGGCTGGAGCCGGGGTCCCCCGTTCCCGTGCTCGTTGGCGCCAAGCCGCTGCCCGGCCGACACCCCCTCATGGGCACGCCGGAACCCATCGTTCGTTGCAGAGGAAGCGGCGAGAAATCATCGGCCAGGCACGCCACTGCTTCTTCCGTTCCCAGAAGAGGTTCCTGGGAGCAGAACCCCGTCATAAAGCCGACGGCCTTGGACTTCGAGGACAAAACGCCGGGGAAGGGCCGGACGCATGGTGGTGTTTTGTCGCCACCACCAAGTGGAACACCAGGCAAGGAAGGAAGCTCCGGCATCAATACGAGATCGTCGGTGAGCGGGGCTCTTCTGTCTAAGATGTCGGACGCCAAGGAAGCAAGCTCAGCTGCGGTAAGGAAAAGCTGCAGCATCTCCAGATTCTCAAGGAGCAAGACCGTCGCCGAGCGAGATCCTAAGATCCCAAAGAGTCCCTTCCCAAGTGTGGTAAGCTCCCCTAAGAAAACTTGCTATTCTTCGTGAGGCCGCTGAAAGCAGCGTCTGCTAATCTCTGATACAGGTTAAGGACGTAACTCACACACCCATGACCAAATTGAGAAGTGCTGCCAGAGATGCCGAGGACTCTCGTTGGGCATCATCTGATGAACAAAGCAGTTCAACTACGATCGACAACACGCATTACCATCTATCTGAAGAATGTGACACCGCAAAGCAAAGTTCCAGCGAAGGCATGTCCTTGCCCGGAAGGCTCAGCGTTCTCGGAAAGGTGCAATCCTTTACGTTGTACCAACTTGCTTGGTGGGTTTGTAACTGTGCTTATACGTACTCCCGTTGTCTTGCAGGAGGCTCTGGAGCATAGAGAAGCAGCTCAGAAGGCAGCTCTTCAGGCCCTCCGTGATGCTTCTGCCACCGAATCTGTAGTTCGGGTCGTCAGGTGAGACTGTAACACTACTACCCCTCCCGACATCCGGGACTACATACTCGCAATTGGATCTTGAAGGTTTAGATATGGTTCCGTGAATTTGTTGCAGAACGTTTTCGGAATTGAGCAGTAGTGCGAAGCCCGAAGCACCAGCCGCTTGCTTCGATCAGTTTCTGAGCTTTCACCAAGAGATCGTGCAGGCAGTGGCTGATATAGAAGCGATTCAAGCAGCTACTTTAATCACTCCACCACCCCAGGAGGAATCGACAAAGAACCAAATCGACAAGGATGACGCATCCATTTTGCGAGAGAGAGATCACAACTCAAACAACTCGACTGCAACCTCAACCAAGAGAAGAGCGGTAGCAGCATCCAAATCCGTTGGTGAGACAAACGAGTTCAGAGCAAGCCTCCGCAAGCACCCAAGATCAAACGCAAACCATAAGAAAGGACAGGACGACACTGGTGCCGAAGAGGTCAAAGCACCAACTTCCAGTTTAGGGAGCTCAATCAAATTGGCGAAACAGATACGAGGTGAAGCGGGAAAATGGTTCATGGAGTTTTTGGAGACAGCGTTGGAGTCAGGTCTGAAGAAAGTTAAAGGATCAATGGGTGGTGGTGATGGGTTGATGGCAGTAGTATCCTGCCCGCAGTCACTGATCTTGAGGGTCATAAACTGGGTAGAGTTGGAGCAATGCGAAAGCAGCAGCAAGAAGCCCCTCCATCCAAGAGCAGCACAAATAGCAAGAAGgctaaggatcaaggcaaagaacCCTTGAATCTAACTAGTATGATGGTTGGAGAAATGTGAAAGCGGCAGCAAGAAGGAGgctaaggatcaaggcaaagaacCCTTGAATCTAACTAGTATGATGGTTGGAGAAATGTGAAAGCGGCAGCAAGAAGGAGGCTAAGGATCATCAAGGCAAAGAACATTTGAATCTAGTATGGTTGGGGACATCACTCGATTGTTCTGTTCTAGTACTGGTCGTGTTCTTAACTCATCTACTAAACAATCTtgtattttcgtttcatttggcgttgtaaataatttaatttaatttcatgaaatatttaaatattttataaggttTTCTGGtcttattcatttattttataatgtaactttttaaaatataaagatcgaaacGTTAAAAAGTAATTAACTATATAGAATAATATTCGTACTCTAATTAACTATAGAGAACAATCTtgtattttcgtttcatttgacgttgtaaataatttaatttaatttcatgaaatatttaaatattttataaggttTTCTCGtcttattcatttattttataatgtaactttttaaaatataaagatcaaaacgttaaaaattaattaattatagagAATAATATTCGTACTCTAATTCACCATCGATTCCTTGATTTTTATTTATGTAAACCCACCCAAAATGTCAACACATTTAACTTATCTTTGGATTAAATTTAAAAACACAGACGTTATCATAAAAGATCAAAGAAATCCACCTTACGATATCTGAGCAGCCCTATGATCGGTTCATTGCTGTAAACTGCCCTCTCGAATCTCCAGCGCAATTATAATTTTCATTAcgtcttatttttattttagctGTTGCTGTCGAGATTACGTCTTCCTTCGGACAACCAAGTATTAATAATAAAGAGCAGTATCCAATATAAAATGCCGTGCGACCCTCTCCAAGTGACTTCAGTGGCAAGCCAAGCCTTCTTCTGCCTAGCCAAGTTTTGTTGCTTCTTTCATCTTCACCCCCATTCTTTTAAGCAATGTCTTCTCGTCGAGTCCCTACtgtttcgctctctctctctctctctctctctccaaagcaGAATACAATGTCGGGTTCCATGGAGGACTGCGGCATGTTTGCCGTCGACTGCGTCGTGGTATgttgttgctgcccttgttttcTCCTCCAGATCACAGTTTTTCTCTTTATCAGATTGCCACACAAATTGGCTGTGAAATCAAAGAGAATTGTGCTGAGAAAACTGCAGAAAAGATCGAAGAAGGATGACAGGACCAACGAGACGGTGTTGGATGCCGAAAAAGCTAAATTTGGAGCTCCGTGTTGCGACTTCCGTCCTTGTGACAGGAGCTCCTCATGTTTGGAAGCTGAGAAGGTGCTGAAGGAGCTGATGAAGGGTGAAGGGAACTCCTGGATGGAAGCTGAGATGGTGTGGGAGGAGTTAATAGCTCGAGAAGGGCTGTTTTGGTTTGGCAGCTTCTGGGGAATCGCGGATTGACGTAGGACTTCTTACAGGCGTAGTTGGATTTAGATGCTTGATGTACATAAAAGTAaactaaaaaggaaaaagagagcAAAAGAAAGCATCTCATTGAAATACAAAAGAGATCCATTTCTTCTAACATAAACCACGAGTTTGCTCTGTTGCGATGGATTATTTTGTTTAAACGGATGGCTGCCGAAATGTGCATTGTAACAGTGTTTTACCATTTCATCTATGCTTTGCAGCCTTCTCGctctctttttattatttctgGAAAAAAAGCTATGACTTTTGTGAGAAATTCACCGGGAGCACTCCTGTTTATGTTTGTGAACTGTTTAGAGTTTTAAATGATAAAAACAAGAAAACTAATTTATTCTTACTATTGATTTTTTATCAGATGACACTCTTCCCTCTATTTGTTTTTATCCGATGATATCCATTCTTTTCATAAATActaattttattatcatttttaaagtaTTTTGAATGGATTTAAGCCAACGAATCGGTTCAGATCAAACCTCCTcctaagaaattttattttaatatgaacTTCTTTTATATTgatcaataaccataatcagaatccaataatacctataatatatcttacataattaaatagggccacataatctaaaATTCTTCCACTTGGGCCAAtaattagtaagatataaaaaaagacttaaaattaaaattaattaaataaaatttatttaaaaataatttgatccatttgaattctaaaattttagaaaaactatatacacaCGTGCGAATTTtaaaaataggccaataagtccaaaaattataataatactacattaagtcgcACTAACAATATAAGTCATAGCGATTGTATGTCATCAATGCTATATTTTCTTCTATATACCACAATAATGTTAGCCTTTCCTAATGTAGTCCAAAATGACccatataatttgtcttgtcaagacaatcctatcatcacttcaaccataatatgtatatatatagttgtGAACaagatagcagaaacaaataactttaagtatgtAAGCAAGAATGTTAATTACAatatccactcaaacatgcatcatcatatcctttatgggttgctcacaaactcaatcataagaatatgttctttcaaaatactttaggctATAAGTTCTAATTGAATAgatcaacaatcaatatagtAGAACTCAGGTAATTAATTAACATTGGATGTTTCTGGACTCCTCTTATCTAACCATCaggtactttataccataatgcataaagatgcaatagtacttgtcattcttaaagAAAAAACTAATGCGgtgtcacaaaatatcttcaacgattTGGCAATTGAGTCTGACCATACCAAGTCCAGAGATAAAATTTCGTAGTTAAAAAGTTTGATCAGTGGCCCCAAAGCATGTCACAAAATCagcttctattattaataataataaatttaccctctaattgatatagatattaatTGTAAGGTGGATttcctattatcgaggtaatttatacaatcaacatatgaaaaatatcattatttcaaaataatataatttcatacatgtgagcatataatcttttgtcccttctagatatcttattactttctttgtagttCTTTAGTATTTTTACTTCtgggtaactccaatatatacctagtattttaattataaaactgATATCTATTCTGACACAAGCTTGAGCATAGACTTCTAACTGTGCATATActaagaatattttctttatctatttcttttcaagttattttaaagcatttactattgactaaaattttacttttatgatttactgaacaaagttgtatattaaatcttttcaacactcgattgatatatcctttctaagatagTGTTCATAATCATTGAAGTCTATCCTTTAATTACTCAATGTTAAAAATATAAGATGCCTTATTTATATTAACCATCTTAAAACTCTTAATGATAAATTTcttgatttaatataataaatcaatatcactattggtaagacaacatattatccatatataagatcaatataataaatttgctcccactgatatatttactgatcaatagtatttttcttaaatctgaaaataatgatatcaagaacttttatatattattatctcgaaacttgtttaaggtcataaatggattcgtGAATTTAtataccaaactttatatttcttttattttatttataaattatttaaagtaacctatataaagctagatctttaaaaaatatttttatatcattatgatataactcaaactcataatgagcttcttaacgagttcattaaaaaaaattaaatatctcattatagtcgatacattctttatgagtaaaacttttaatcACAAGTCTAACCATTATATTGTTCGACATTGtcctttgagtcacatttatataatagatttttttataattattagataatttgataaatttatcatatgtcattctggttattaattttaactcttcttttattgcatcgtATTACTTTTTACAGAATCATTACTTTTATGACTTGTgaaaataataatagatcaattttaattcatatatcataatataattcttatagACATGTcacataataaccataaatgataGAATCCCTTTCCCTTTTAAATATTTCCAAGGTTGTCAATTATGATTGTTCTACAAAATCATTAATAGCGATATCAATATAATATAAgagtttaataatattattttattattcacttttatcaaatcatttaatgatttgagtaacaacagtctctcgaataataaaggagtattaacttaTATCTCTTTCATATCAaaattgaattttgagattttcttttttattgatttgctattttataggaatcttacattACCAGATTTAATTGTTCTCGTACTATGATTATATACcattttaaacttttctgaatagataataaaatatttaaaaatatttattaattctaattttcttttatgtgagttgaaaATCATTATCTCCATGGGACagtctcaaatatgtaaatatcttaaattaggtttcttatcatttcataacttaaaaaaagtcatgtaatttacttactaggaacacaATTCAAAATACATATAGTTGTCATTGGAGTTTCTTCTCACATTAATTTGAGTACAAAAGAATAACCTATCAtactcctaaccatatctataaagATACGATTATATATTTCAACAATCATTTTCTACTATAAtacatctggtaaatcatataccttattttttcaagaatctagcaaaagaattataattataattagattcattataaataccataaaattcatTAACCTTATTAGATATGATGATCTATCTAATTATCTATTAACTTCATTTATTTACACTTCAAGAGTGTCAATGGTCATAAGTTttacataaattagatatatataatcatatctcaacaagttatttatatgatgataaaatgtCTCTCGTTAATGAGACGAAGGAATAGAGTGACCCACAGATATAAGCATAATCTCaaagagtttataaaactatattttattttaatatttaattatagaatTATTGTAAACTtaatattcatattaattctatataaactattatacagaattcgaagattaatttttattaaattacaataagtttacaaccaccaaaaaggaaatgatattctaataattctaggtaaagaatccaaattcccagaattataaGAATACAACATGGATCCTCAAGATCTAtcaattgaatcatctttagatgtagacaataaatacaaactaatatcgctttcactttaagatgatttccTATAATGATAACTATcttattctcttttggttttatctcccttcattcttttttttaatgaatatatattattgataacatatgttgaagcatcaaattaattaaaaaaataatttatataatatttgatttgaactatataaaggttatatttataccttttcatttcaaatcaaatcttataattttttttatataactttGTAATACTTTATTataaagatattcttttatgagtttatatagtaattataaacttaCGCTTCATTCTTATTTTAGTGTTACATATTTCCTGAGTAGTatgcaaaatattatgagtcttgagcttacaacTTATCATTTATActgaggatataatcttgaattcctcaaataatatcattttaaggtgtcaactaatgacttatcagaaaatttaaattgatcattCGATATTCTTATACGCTAGTTGTAAACTGTACTGAAGtataagtatcataaaattgagtctttcataccTTTCCTGATCAATCACCTCGATTATTTATTCCacagaactttcagtaattaagtTTGTGTTCTGTTTaattaatctgatcaaggtctcactcactcaataaaATTAACATATTGCATATGCTCAATCCATTTATTTCAaaaagtatagggacatttacaaaAATTCAACGAAGGAagtaccactataataataaatggaggataagattcggacgctctttactgaactcagattgagctgaccactaagcccgaagaaatcacatcaaggagagagctttgtccaatcgcactaagcccaaagagatgacttctaagggaggggaggctttatgaccgaccccaactatcctcgcatgagggtggactttcctagatgggaagaaggagacccgattggttggatctcgcgcgcggagcgatattttcggtaccacaaaactacaGACATATTTATAGtgaaaattatggctatacatcttgaaggggatgccatataatggtttgattggtttgaacacacttatggaatcctctcatggcgacaatttaaagaaggactgctgatccgcttcggaccaaccgattataagaacattgacagacaactagcaaagatccgacaaacctccatcattcaggagtaccaaactatgtttgaaatgttatctaatcaaactcatgattgatctcaaaaatagctattggggaccttcattaagggcttgaagctggagatccagggagaagttaaaacacgacaaccatacacgcttatggcaaccatatctttcgcacgacatcaagaggagtgattgaaccttGAAACTTAGAGGACTAGGGTTactcctcgaccagcaatactaaagccctcaaccccTCCTACTGTTGATCAAGTCCTTGCACCAGAGAGGTTGATaaaagaagagcttcgggagcgatatacgaaggggttatgttggcattgcgatgagccatggagctgtgagcatcactgtagtaaagagagacttcttatgattgaactggtAGAAGAAGTGGTCatggaacatccaaaagagagtcttgaatatgaaaaagaagatgcagaagaagagccacaaccaaccgaagttacggtacatgcactagccggctactcaaacccgcaaacgatgaaagttggaggtcttctcaaacaacaaccgatcactattctcattgacacgggcagtactaataacttcctaaacaataaggttgatgtccaaatggccttacctattgagaattacagcaggtttgactttaaggttgccgatggatggattttgaagtatgatcgtaggcacccgcaagtgaaacttttgcataaggccatgctcagaattaaatgattgacgacattaggtgatatttcttggaattttatacaactaattatgaaattttgcagtAAGGAGAAGTAGGTGATATtgcacaggaaacgtgggggcgacgtaatgacgatttgcacacaataaatagagaaggttttgcataaagcatgcagcggctttttggtacaacttgagcaacaaactaaaggagagctaatagaatttgaagatctaaacctacttcctttacttgctgaatttttagatatatttgacgaaccgcacaacctaccttttacccgtcgacatgattattatataacgattcttccaggcaaacctccagcaaataatcgaccatattagtatctacatctctagaatgatgaaatagaaaggattgtaaaagagatgctcgaaacaggagttattcggccaagttgcagcctctactcttcaccggtgctacttatacgcaagaaggacggaacatgacaaaTATGCGTTAATTTCTGAgctttcaatggcataaccatcaaggataaataccctattctagtagtagatgaattattagatgaaagggagcataaatcttcacaaagctggaccttcgatccgggtatcatcaaatacgagtgtgcgaaaaagatataccgaaaaccacctttcgaacacacaacgaccactatgaatttttgctttcttcaacaaaaggtggaatatcttaggcatatcatatcagaggaaggtgtgatggtggacccctccaaaatagaagcaatgtagaactgaccgaccccgaggaatataaaactgctatatggctttctcggtttaataggctacaaccacaagttcatgaaaaactatagaaaaattagtgcaccactcacttctctattgaaaaatgatacattccaatggtcagacaaagccactattgccttcaacaaacttaaggtatctatgacgacgatgccgatgctagcgctaccagatttcaaccgacccatcatcgttgaggccgatgcatctggagtcagaattggagacatttttatgcaagatggttgaccactcacatacactagcaaggcattatctctctcctatcaaaacatgtcaacatatgataaggagatgcttgccattgtgcacgcagcaacgaagtagagatcgtacttgatcgggcgatgctttcaaatcaagaccgaccatgaaagcctaaaatatttcttggagcataagatatcttcccccgagtagtaaaaatgggtaataaagcttcttggatatgattatgaaataacttacaaaaaggggaaagatgaatgttgttgcagatgcgctttcatgactacctaagcaagctgaattttttgtcatttcactttcgactactgacttccttaaggatattaagagggaatgacagaaagattcggagaccagtaagatcataaaaaaattggaggaagcaccaagctccgtggcttattacaattgtgactcaaaagaattacgctataagggacgcattgtgcttatgacaaattcttcttgcatcttcacgagtagattttggacaaagttattccatatgtatggtactaaattgaaaagaagtatgacatatcacttaCAAATCGACCGCCAGAcataagttgtaaataggtgcttggagatagcccaaagccacccactaaatctgactacccaagaagaactctagacctagccaagtgccattattgatcgacagattgtgactcgacgacgatgacccactattaaagtgctaatacagtgggcgaacctaccaacagaagataccacttggaagaactataacgacttgaagatcaaattcccagaattcatgaatcgtcagcctcgaggacaaggctgatttgaagagggcgggtctgttaggactctagctagaagagtcctaattgaagtgATGGGgtatgaaagtgttgtaaaagtactaagtgtcctcctcctccctttcttgtgatcattcaagtgaggtgtgaggtttgtaagtgttgcctcctaaacccgaaaaaggagaaagtgttgtaggaaggtggttggtcttcacctattgaaggaagaccattagtggatgccggtgacctcgatagaggaggaatagaaagtggacgtaggtcacaataaccgaacaactataaatcaagtgtgttctttccttactgcttactttcattacttagctgcactctACATTGTTCATTTACATAATTTCAACATCTTCTCGATATAATttctattgaatcttgaattttgataatgaaatcaattgatgattttgtgatctaatctatgttttgagtgatgtaggactagctttgatcaaggagaggcaaattgattaaactagtaggaatcggacattgggctg is from Musa acuminata AAA Group cultivar baxijiao chromosome BXJ3-8, Cavendish_Baxijiao_AAA, whole genome shotgun sequence and encodes:
- the LOC135585586 gene encoding uncharacterized protein LOC135585586, which translates into the protein MAALAPGVLMKLLNGMNTGSQKPVGEHRTALLQVTDIVPADLDEKDLWPKHGFYIKLSDSSNSIYASLPFDQDDLVLSNKLQLGQFIHVDRLEPGSPVPVLVGAKPLPGRHPLMGTPEPIVRCRGSGEKSSARHATASSVPRRGSWEQNPVIKPTALDFEDKTPGKGRTHGGVLSPPPSGTPGKEGSSGINTRSSVSGALLSKMSDAKEASSAAVRKSCSISRFSRSKTVAERDPKIPKSPFPSVVKDVTHTPMTKLRSAARDAEDSRWASSDEQSSSTTIDNTHYHLSEECDTAKQSSSEGMSLPGRLSVLGKEALEHREAAQKAALQALRDASATESVVRVVRTFSELSSSAKPEAPAACFDQFLSFHQEIVQAVADIEAIQAATLITPPPQEESTKNQIDKDDASILRERDHNSNNSTATSTKRRAVAASKSVGETNEFRASLRKHPRSNANHKKGQDDTGAEEVKAPTSSLGSSIKLAKQIRGEAGKWFMEFLETALESGLKKVKGSMGGGDGLMAVVSCPQSLILRVINWVELEQCESSSKKPLHPRAAQIARRLRIKAKNP